A window from Chlamydia gallinacea 08-1274/3 encodes these proteins:
- a CDS encoding UbiA-like polyprenyltransferase, giving the protein MSATTIFALSFPEILMFLSLKKGVSTILLGSIAFIFARTLGIVINQILDREIDKKNPRTSSRVLPMCQLSLKFCISLVLVSSVVFITISFFFSPLCGIFSMLACFIMAFYPKTKHYTFLCHGVLGFIYYLAVLINFLALSPESFSWNIIVPASLWGISVAMIITGNDIIYAMQDIHFDRQSGLYSIPACFGKKVAISIASACLVVSLISYLSLVFVFLCQPWIGGMSVTFPTLMIIWTIKQYYSLKSNTNTETYFFKGNIYIALSFLFSMITLLILKQTT; this is encoded by the coding sequence ATGTCTGCAACCACAATCTTTGCACTATCATTTCCAGAGATTTTAATGTTTTTATCTCTAAAGAAGGGGGTGAGTACTATTTTACTGGGGTCTATTGCCTTTATTTTTGCTAGAACATTAGGAATCGTTATCAATCAAATCCTTGATAGGGAAATAGACAAAAAAAATCCGCGTACATCCTCTAGAGTCCTTCCTATGTGCCAACTTTCATTAAAATTTTGTATATCTTTAGTTCTTGTTTCTAGTGTAGTTTTTATAACGATATCTTTTTTCTTTAGTCCTTTATGCGGAATATTTTCTATGCTTGCCTGTTTTATAATGGCCTTCTACCCAAAGACAAAACATTATACATTCCTCTGCCATGGAGTGCTTGGATTTATCTACTACTTAGCTGTTCTTATCAATTTCTTAGCACTATCTCCAGAATCTTTTTCTTGGAATATTATCGTTCCTGCTTCTTTATGGGGGATCAGCGTAGCTATGATCATTACAGGAAATGATATCATTTATGCTATGCAAGACATTCATTTTGATCGACAATCTGGATTATACAGTATTCCTGCTTGCTTTGGTAAAAAAGTGGCTATTTCTATAGCATCAGCATGTTTAGTAGTCAGCTTAATTTCTTATTTATCTTTAGTGTTCGTCTTTTTATGTCAGCCTTGGATAGGGGGGATGTCTGTGACTTTCCCTACTTTAATGATTATATGGACAATAAAACAATACTACTCCTTGAAATCTAATACGAATACAGAAACATATTTTTTCAAAGGAAATATCTATATTGCTTTATCCTTTTTATTTAGCATGATAACTTTACTAATTTTAAAACAGACTACATAA